From the genome of Segatella hominis, one region includes:
- the rplU gene encoding 50S ribosomal protein L21 has translation MYAIVEINGQQFKAEEGKKLFVHHIKDVEAGKTVEFDKVLLVDKDGAITVGAPTVEGAKVVVEVVNPLVKGDKVIVFKMKRRKDYRKKNGHRAQFTEVTIKSVIA, from the coding sequence ATGTACGCAATCGTAGAAATTAACGGTCAGCAGTTCAAGGCTGAGGAGGGCAAGAAGCTCTTCGTACATCACATCAAGGATGTAGAAGCAGGTAAGACTGTTGAGTTCGACAAGGTTTTGCTCGTTGACAAAGACGGCGCAATCACTGTCGGTGCCCCAACTGTAGAGGGTGCAAAAGTAGTAGTAGAAGTTGTGAACCCACTCGTAAAGGGTGACAAGGTAATCGTCTTCAAGATGAAGCGCCGCAAGGACTATCGCAAGAAGAACGGTCATCGTGCACAGTTCACAGAGGTAACAATCAAATCTGTAATCGCTTAA
- the rpmA gene encoding 50S ribosomal protein L27 encodes MAHKKGVGSSKNGRESASQRLGVKIWGGQNIVAGNIIVRQRGNKHFPGENVAQGKDDTLYALTDGIVYFHKGRKDKSTVSVLSPEVYAEKTKKADA; translated from the coding sequence ATGGCACATAAGAAAGGTGTTGGTAGTTCTAAGAACGGCCGTGAATCAGCTTCACAAAGATTAGGCGTTAAGATCTGGGGTGGTCAGAACATCGTCGCTGGTAACATCATCGTTCGTCAGCGTGGTAACAAGCACTTCCCAGGTGAGAATGTAGCTCAGGGTAAGGATGATACATTGTATGCTTTGACAGACGGTATCGTTTACTTCCACAAGGGCCGCAAGGATAAGAGTACAGTTTCTGTTCTCTCTCCTGAGGTTTATGCTGAGAAGACCAAGAAAGCTGACGCTTAA
- the serS gene encoding serine--tRNA ligase — MLTLKLISEETERVVKGLEKKHFPNAREAVEKVLEYDKIRREAQQKLDNNKQQANQFAKQIGALMKEGKKEEAESAKAQVAMLKADAKALEEIMEKAQNDMTNQLLEIPNIPCEQVPEGKDAADNVVVKEGGEKPNLGPDALCHWDLLKKYNLVDFDLGVKITGAGFPVYIGKMARFQRALEAFFLDEARKSGYLEIQPPYVVNEDSGRGTGQLPDKEGQMYHANLDNLFLIPTAEVPVTNIFRDVILDEKDLPIKRCAYSACFRREAGSYGKDVRGLNRLHQFDKVEIVRIDKPGHSYESLNEMLDHVEGLLKKLELPYHILRLCGGDMSFTSSICYDFETWSAAQGRWLEVSSVSNFESYQANRLHCRYRHAEDKKIELCHTLNGSALALPRIVATILENNQTPEGIRVPKVLVPYCGFEMLDDKNFD; from the coding sequence ATGCTTACACTTAAACTTATCAGTGAAGAGACTGAACGTGTAGTCAAAGGTCTTGAAAAAAAGCATTTTCCTAATGCTCGTGAGGCCGTAGAGAAAGTATTGGAGTACGACAAAATCCGTCGTGAGGCTCAGCAGAAGCTTGACAACAACAAGCAGCAAGCCAACCAGTTTGCAAAGCAGATCGGTGCTTTGATGAAAGAAGGCAAGAAAGAAGAAGCTGAATCCGCAAAGGCTCAGGTAGCTATGCTCAAGGCTGACGCCAAGGCACTTGAAGAGATTATGGAGAAGGCTCAGAATGATATGACCAACCAGTTGCTCGAAATCCCTAACATTCCTTGCGAACAGGTACCTGAGGGTAAGGATGCAGCAGACAACGTGGTTGTCAAAGAAGGTGGCGAAAAGCCTAACCTCGGTCCAGATGCTCTCTGCCACTGGGATCTCCTGAAGAAGTACAACCTCGTTGACTTCGACCTCGGTGTGAAGATTACTGGAGCTGGCTTCCCAGTATATATCGGCAAGATGGCCCGTTTCCAGCGTGCGCTTGAGGCTTTCTTCCTGGATGAAGCTCGCAAGAGTGGATACCTCGAGATTCAGCCTCCTTATGTAGTAAATGAGGATTCTGGTCGCGGCACAGGTCAGTTGCCAGACAAAGAGGGTCAGATGTATCATGCTAATCTTGATAACCTCTTCCTCATCCCAACTGCCGAGGTTCCTGTAACCAACATCTTCCGCGATGTTATCCTCGACGAGAAGGATCTCCCTATCAAGCGTTGTGCTTACTCTGCTTGCTTCCGTCGTGAGGCAGGTAGCTATGGTAAGGACGTGCGTGGTTTGAACCGCTTGCACCAGTTTGACAAGGTAGAAATTGTACGTATTGACAAACCAGGTCACTCTTACGAGAGCTTGAACGAGATGCTTGACCACGTAGAGGGTCTTTTGAAGAAGTTGGAGTTGCCATACCATATTCTCCGTCTCTGCGGTGGTGATATGAGTTTCACCTCTTCTATCTGCTACGACTTCGAGACATGGAGTGCAGCACAGGGTCGCTGGTTGGAGGTTTCATCAGTATCCAACTTCGAGAGCTATCAGGCTAACCGCCTCCACTGCCGCTACCGCCATGCAGAGGACAAGAAGATTGAGCTTTGCCACACATTGAACGGTTCTGCTCTCGCCTTGCCACGTATCGTAGCAACTATCCTGGAGAACAACCAGACACCAGAGGGTATCCGTGTACCAAAGGTATTGGTACCATACTGCGGTTTCGAGATGTTGGACGATAAGAACTTCGATTAA